From a region of the Streptomyces tirandamycinicus genome:
- a CDS encoding LacI family DNA-binding transcriptional regulator, which produces MPDRSSGPRPTLEAVAARAGVSRATVSRVVNGGAGVRAPLADRVREAVAELGYIPNQAARSLVTRRSGAVAVIIAEPEFRVFSDPFFERQVRGISRELVVHDSQLVLLWAEGPDDHDRIARYLGGGHVDGALAFSLHESDELPSVVLASGVPAVFGGRPGGPGAGSEHAVPYVDCDNRGGARAAVRHLVGLGRSRIAHIAGPRDQTSALDRLHGYRDVLPDADPGLTAQGDFTARGGERAMAGLLDGNAAVPDAVFAANDLMASGALKLLRERGLRVPHDVALVGFDDMAPVAEATDPPLTTVRQDIEGNGRLMVRLLMELLDGGGPEAAPPASLITPTRLVRRASA; this is translated from the coding sequence GTGCCCGATCGGAGCAGTGGGCCCCGGCCCACCCTGGAAGCCGTCGCCGCGCGGGCCGGGGTCTCCCGGGCCACGGTGTCCCGCGTCGTCAACGGCGGTGCGGGGGTGCGCGCGCCGCTCGCCGACCGGGTGCGGGAGGCGGTCGCGGAGCTCGGGTACATCCCCAATCAGGCGGCCCGCAGCCTGGTCACCCGGCGCAGCGGTGCGGTCGCCGTGATCATCGCCGAGCCGGAGTTCCGGGTCTTCTCCGACCCGTTCTTCGAGCGCCAGGTGCGCGGCATCAGCCGTGAACTGGTCGTCCACGACTCGCAACTGGTGCTGCTGTGGGCCGAGGGCCCGGACGACCACGACCGGATAGCCCGCTATCTCGGCGGCGGGCACGTCGACGGCGCACTCGCCTTCTCCCTCCACGAGAGCGACGAACTCCCCTCGGTGGTGCTGGCGTCGGGCGTGCCCGCGGTGTTCGGCGGCCGCCCCGGCGGGCCGGGCGCGGGCTCCGAGCACGCCGTACCCTACGTCGACTGCGACAACCGGGGCGGGGCCCGGGCGGCGGTGCGCCATCTCGTCGGTCTCGGCCGCAGCCGGATCGCCCATATCGCGGGGCCCCGGGACCAGACGTCGGCGCTGGACCGGCTGCACGGCTACCGGGACGTACTGCCGGACGCCGATCCGGGACTGACCGCCCAGGGCGACTTCACGGCGCGCGGTGGGGAGCGGGCGATGGCCGGGCTGCTCGACGGGAATGCCGCCGTGCCCGATGCGGTGTTCGCCGCGAACGACCTGATGGCGTCGGGGGCGCTGAAGCTGCTGCGCGAGCGCGGGCTGCGGGTGCCGCACGATGTCGCGCTGGTCGGCTTCGACGACATGGCGCCGGTCGCCGAGGCCACCGATCCGCCGCTGACGACGGTCCGTCAGGACATCGAGGGAAACGGCCGGCTGATGGTACGGCTGCTGATGGAGCTGCTGGACGGTGGCGGCCCGGAAGCCGCTCCCCCGGCCTCGCTGATCACACCGACGAGGCTGGTCCGGCGCGCCTCGGCCTGA
- the sph gene encoding sphingomyelin phosphodiesterase: MPQSVLRRASGATLCTMLAAAALAVAAPPASAAPAGQTAAATPSLKVLTYNVFLFSKTLYPNWGQDHRAAEIPKAPYFQGNDVVVLQEAFDNSSSDALQRNARDRYPHQTPVLGRSKSGWDATGGAYSATVPEDGGVTVLSKWPIVRKEQYVYKDACGADWWSNKGFVYTVLDVNGSRVHVVGTHAQSTDPGCAAGEAARIRSRQFKALDAFLDAKKIPASEQVLVAGDFNVDSRTAEYAGMLADGGLAGADSRTGHAYSFDTRDNSIAADRYPGEPREDLDYVLHRAGHVRPAGWRNDVIKEQSAPWTVTSWGTAYTYTNLSDHYPVAASGQ, translated from the coding sequence GTGCCGCAATCCGTGCTCCGCCGCGCGTCCGGCGCAACCCTCTGCACGATGCTCGCCGCCGCGGCCCTGGCGGTCGCCGCGCCGCCGGCGTCCGCCGCCCCGGCCGGGCAGACCGCCGCGGCGACGCCCTCGCTGAAGGTCCTGACGTACAACGTCTTCCTGTTCAGCAAGACCCTGTACCCCAACTGGGGCCAGGACCACCGGGCCGCCGAGATCCCGAAGGCCCCGTACTTCCAGGGCAACGACGTCGTGGTGCTCCAGGAGGCGTTCGACAACTCCTCCTCCGACGCACTGCAGCGCAACGCCCGTGACCGGTACCCCCATCAGACCCCGGTGCTGGGCCGCAGCAAGAGCGGCTGGGACGCGACGGGCGGCGCGTACTCGGCGACGGTACCGGAGGACGGCGGGGTCACCGTCCTCAGCAAGTGGCCGATCGTGCGCAAGGAGCAGTACGTCTACAAGGACGCCTGCGGTGCCGACTGGTGGTCCAACAAGGGCTTCGTGTACACGGTGCTGGATGTGAACGGCAGCCGGGTGCACGTGGTGGGGACCCATGCCCAGTCGACCGACCCGGGCTGCGCGGCGGGGGAAGCGGCGCGGATACGCAGCCGGCAGTTCAAGGCGCTCGACGCGTTCCTCGACGCCAAGAAGATCCCGGCCTCCGAACAGGTCCTGGTGGCGGGCGACTTCAACGTCGACTCGCGCACCGCGGAGTACGCGGGCATGCTGGCCGACGGCGGGCTCGCCGGCGCGGACAGCCGGACCGGTCATGCGTACTCCTTCGACACCCGGGACAACTCGATCGCGGCCGACCGCTATCCGGGCGAGCCGCGCGAGGACCTGGACTACGTCCTGCACCGAGCGGGTCACGTCCGCCCGGCAGGCTGGCGCAACGACGTGATCAAGGAGCAGAGCGCGCCCTGGACGGTCACCAGCTGGGGCACCGCCTACACCTACACCAACCTCTCGGACCACTACCCGGTCGCCGCCTCCGGGCAGTAG
- a CDS encoding MerR family transcriptional regulator: MATETEGPTLTVDELAARAGVTVRTIRFYGTRGLLPPPRIGPRRVGHYGAEHLSRLALIEELQHQGMTLAAIERYLEQLPPGLSAQDLAIHRALVASWAPESSEETCLRELERRAGRPLSEQDIDRLAAMGVLERTAAPDVFRLDGGLLRLGVELLDVPIAHETILASRTVLLEHARSAAQQLTGLFRDEVWGPYRERESDPDHVAAMKSLSAHMQPMVVQALVTAFQRSLREELRAAFGSGGGMPGSRPG; encoded by the coding sequence ATGGCGACCGAGACCGAGGGGCCGACGCTGACCGTCGACGAACTGGCCGCCCGCGCAGGCGTCACCGTCCGCACCATCCGGTTCTACGGCACCCGCGGGCTGTTGCCGCCCCCGCGGATCGGCCCACGCCGCGTCGGCCACTACGGCGCGGAGCACCTCTCCCGGCTGGCCCTGATCGAGGAACTCCAGCACCAGGGCATGACACTCGCGGCCATCGAACGCTACCTGGAGCAGCTGCCCCCGGGGCTGAGCGCGCAGGACCTGGCGATCCACCGGGCGCTGGTGGCCTCCTGGGCGCCCGAATCCTCGGAGGAGACCTGTCTGCGGGAGCTGGAGCGCCGGGCCGGGCGGCCTCTGTCGGAGCAGGACATCGACCGGCTCGCCGCCATGGGCGTGCTGGAACGGACCGCCGCGCCGGATGTGTTCCGGCTCGACGGCGGGCTGCTGCGGCTGGGCGTCGAGCTGCTCGACGTCCCCATCGCCCACGAGACCATCCTCGCCTCCCGCACCGTGCTGCTGGAGCATGCCCGCTCCGCCGCGCAGCAATTGACCGGGCTGTTCCGCGACGAGGTGTGGGGCCCCTACCGCGAGCGCGAGTCGGACCCGGACCATGTCGCCGCGATGAAGTCCCTCTCGGCCCATATGCAGCCCATGGTCGTCCAGGCCCTGGTCACGGCCTTCCAGCGGTCGCTGCGGGAGGAGCTCCGCGCGGCGTTCGGGTCCGGCGGCGGCATGCCCGGGTCCCGGCCCGGGTAG
- a CDS encoding cation diffusion facilitator family transporter: MTSQGHHHGHTHGHGHGHAEDHGRGHHHHHHHGERIDNALEGSAEGLRTLWFSFAVLAATTVVQAVIAALSGSVALLGDTVHNATDALTALPLALAFVLGRRAATRRYTYGFGRAEDLAGVFVVLVIAVSAAFAGYEAVRRLLDPQDITHLPAVAAAGLVGFAGNEWVARARIRTGRRIGSAALVADGLHARTDGFTSLAVLLGAGGAALGWRYADPLIGLVITGMILLVLRGAAREIWHRLMDAVDPALVDAAEQALSRVEGVRKVGVVRMRWLGHTLRAETSVEVDPGLTVVQAHAVAVAAEHALLHAVPRLTGATVHIDHADAAGQDAHAALHHHLAR; this comes from the coding sequence ATGACGAGTCAGGGACACCACCACGGGCACACGCACGGGCACGGGCACGGGCACGCGGAGGACCATGGCCGTGGACACCACCATCATCACCACCACGGTGAACGCATCGACAACGCGCTCGAAGGATCGGCCGAGGGGCTGCGGACGCTCTGGTTCTCCTTCGCCGTGCTGGCCGCGACGACCGTCGTCCAGGCGGTCATCGCGGCCCTGTCGGGGTCGGTGGCGCTGCTCGGCGACACGGTCCACAACGCCACCGACGCGCTGACCGCGCTGCCGCTGGCCCTGGCCTTCGTGCTGGGCCGCCGCGCCGCGACCCGGCGCTACACCTACGGCTTCGGCCGCGCCGAGGACCTGGCCGGGGTCTTCGTCGTCCTGGTGATCGCCGTCTCCGCCGCCTTCGCCGGGTACGAGGCAGTCAGGCGGCTGCTCGACCCGCAGGACATCACCCACCTCCCGGCGGTCGCCGCGGCCGGGCTCGTGGGGTTCGCGGGCAACGAGTGGGTGGCAAGGGCCCGGATCCGCACGGGGCGCCGCATCGGGTCCGCCGCGCTCGTGGCGGACGGACTGCACGCCCGCACCGACGGGTTCACCTCCCTCGCCGTGCTGCTCGGCGCCGGCGGCGCGGCACTGGGCTGGCGGTACGCGGACCCGCTCATCGGTCTCGTCATCACCGGGATGATCCTCCTCGTGCTGCGCGGCGCGGCGCGCGAGATCTGGCACCGGCTGATGGACGCCGTCGATCCGGCCCTGGTGGACGCGGCCGAGCAGGCGCTCTCCCGCGTCGAGGGGGTACGGAAGGTGGGTGTTGTGAGGATGCGGTGGCTCGGTCACACACTGCGTGCCGAGACCTCGGTCGAGGTCGACCCCGGCCTCACGGTCGTGCAGGCCCACGCCGTGGCGGTCGCCGCCGAGCACGCCCTGCTCCACGCGGTGCCCCGGCTGACGGGCGCGACCGTGCACATCGACCACGCGGACGCGGCCGGCCAGGACGCGCACGCCGCTCTGCACCACCACCTCGCCCGCTGA
- a CDS encoding oxygenase MpaB family protein, whose product MTRPREPLTRRTDGRAGPDPPPPPPGGVLWTLVGDVRGLLMLPAALTLQVAHPAVGAGVDEHSAFRTDPWGRAERSLRSLQLWVYGGDAAAEEGRRLRRLHRGVAGTDSRGRRYHALSPGHYAWVHATGFPVHRHAVRYLYRPFTEAQERRLYQEWLMVGRVLGLRDRDMPATVEEFWPYYRGVLARELEANAVVRDLVATDRVLPPPALGPLPLRLLLRLCWPLVLPRFLRLRRFLTIGLMPPDARAAIGLPWTCEQERRLRRFGRVVRTVVPLLPERMRYLPQAREARRRARAGGRLPPGRAGRRAVRLRARWCRMMPVVPDDAGGAPWCRVTPRGVA is encoded by the coding sequence ATGACCAGGCCGCGGGAACCCCTGACGCGGAGGACGGACGGCAGGGCCGGTCCGGACCCCCCGCCCCCGCCGCCCGGCGGCGTCCTGTGGACCCTCGTCGGCGACGTCCGCGGGCTGCTCATGCTCCCCGCCGCGCTCACCCTGCAGGTCGCCCATCCCGCCGTCGGCGCCGGCGTCGACGAGCACTCCGCCTTCCGCACCGACCCCTGGGGGCGCGCGGAGCGCTCACTGCGCTCGCTCCAGCTCTGGGTGTACGGCGGCGACGCCGCGGCCGAGGAGGGCCGCCGGCTGCGCCGGCTGCACCGGGGCGTCGCGGGCACCGACAGCCGGGGCCGCCGCTACCACGCGCTCAGCCCCGGGCACTACGCGTGGGTCCATGCCACCGGCTTCCCCGTGCACCGCCACGCGGTCCGCTATCTGTACCGCCCGTTCACCGAGGCCCAGGAGCGCCGGCTCTACCAGGAGTGGCTGATGGTCGGGCGGGTGCTCGGCCTCCGCGACCGGGACATGCCGGCCACCGTCGAGGAGTTCTGGCCGTACTACCGCGGGGTCCTCGCCCGCGAACTGGAGGCCAACGCCGTCGTCCGGGACCTCGTCGCCACCGACCGCGTACTGCCGCCGCCCGCCCTCGGCCCCCTGCCGCTGCGGCTGCTGCTGCGCCTGTGCTGGCCGCTGGTGCTGCCCCGGTTCCTCCGGCTGAGGCGCTTCCTGACCATCGGGCTGATGCCGCCGGACGCCCGCGCGGCGATCGGGCTGCCCTGGACCTGCGAGCAGGAGCGGCGGCTGCGGCGCTTCGGCCGGGTCGTCCGGACCGTGGTCCCCCTGCTTCCGGAGCGGATGCGCTATCTCCCGCAGGCCAGGGAGGCCCGCCGCCGGGCCCGGGCCGGAGGGCGGCTGCCACCGGGGCGGGCGGGCCGACGGGCCGTCCGGCTGCGCGCCCGGTGGTGCCGGATGATGCCGGTGGTGCCGGATGATGCCGGTGGAGCCCCGTGGTGCCGGGTGACGCCCCGTGGTGTCGCGTGA